In the Osmerus eperlanus unplaced genomic scaffold, fOsmEpe2.1 SCAFFOLD_335, whole genome shotgun sequence genome, ATCAAGTTTCCATTTCTTTGGACACTGTCATGTGAGGAAAGTatagtttgtgtttttgtgtgcgtttgcgtgTGGGGAGATCATGGAGAGATTTCTGTTTGTAGTTCCATGTTGATTGACCGGTCAACGATGACACAATGGATCTCTCCTGACAGCTCCATGGAGTCTGAGACCACTCATTgtgtctgctgtctgtgtgtgtgtgtgtctgctgtctgtgtgtgtgtgtgtgtgtgtctgctgtgtgtgtgtgtgtaacctctagctgtgtgtctgtgggggtcACATTATAGCTGGTGGCTAATTAGGTCATAGAGTCAACGGTCTGCTTAATGTTCCTCTCCAGTGTCCTGcctaaacactctctctctctctctctctctctctctctctctctctctctctctctctatctctctgtatctctctctctatctctctctatctctctttatctctctctcaccccagtGTCCCGcctaaacactctctctctctctctctctctccctctatctctttctatctctctcactcacacacacacacacactcacacacactctcactcatacacatgtgcacataactcacaagcgcacacactatgcacatgacagacacacacacacacatacacacatacacacgtacacacacaagcctgatCCCAGTCATGTGTCCTGGCTTATTGCTCCTTTGCACTTTTATGAGCCAGTTAAGAAGATAActagtggtgggtgtgtgtatatatgcgtgtgtgtgtatgtgtgtcgtgTATCTGATCTCagaagaacaggagagagacagatgacagACTAACACAGGGTTGTTGAAATTCTCCAAGAATTTGGAGGGTCagtggtcaggggtcaggggtcaggggtcaaggtgAAATCATCCTgccggggtggagggggcggttGATGACGTCATTATTTtgaatcctcccctctcttggtGATGGAGtgaatcctcccctctcttggtGATGGAGtgaatcctcccctctcttggtGATGGAGtgaatcctcccctctcttggtgatggagtgatggagaTGACATTGAGAGGTACAGAAGCGTTCCCGTCACActgccccctacaggccagGAGAAACACTCACACTGACAACAGACACCAGAacgtgaatacacacacacaccgtacagtCAAGGAAAGAGACAGCCTGTAACCAGCCTGTAACCAACAGTACCAGCCTGTAACCAACCAGTAACCAGCCAGTAACCAGCCTGTAACAAGCCTGTAACCAACCAGTAACCAACCAGTAACCAGCCTGTAACCAACCAGTAACCAGCCAGTAACCAGCCTGTAACCAACCAGTAACCAGCCTGTAACCAACCAGTAACCAGCCAGTAACCAGCCTGTAACCAACCAGTAACTAGCCAGTAACCAGGTTGTAACCAGCCAGTAACCAGCCTGTAACCAACCAGTAACCAGCCAGTAACCAGGCTGTAACCAGCCAGTAACCAGCCTGTAACCAACCAGTAACCAGCCAGTAACCAGGCTATAACCAGCCAGTAACCAGCCTGTAACCAAACAGTAACCAGCCAGTAACCAGGCTGTAACCAGCCAGTAACCAGCCTGTAACCAACCAGTAACCAGGCTGTAACCCAGCCAGTAACCAGCCTGTAGCCAGCCAGTGTTCAGCCAGTAACTAGCCTGTAACCAGCCAGTAACCATCCTGCCAGTCAGGGAAGCAGACAGCAGGCTCTGGAGGCAGGAAGTGGGAGATTTCCTGGAATGTGCTTTTTTCCCCTCAGTGGTGCAATAACAGCAGTCTCCACCCTGATCtgacctgctctctctgctggtttctctctgctggtctctctgttactctcctctgttacttctctctctctctgctggtctctctctttgttactCTGTTACtttctctctgctggtctctctctttgttactctctctgttactatctctctctgctggtatctctctgttactctctctgttactctctctctctgctggtctctctgttactctctctctctgctggtctctctctctgttactctctctcctggtgtctctctttgttactctctctctctgctagtctctctctctgttactctctctctctctgctagtctctctctctgttactctctctctctctgctggttgtctctgtctgttactctctctctctgctggttcTTTGGTGGTCTCTCTGAGTGGGTGCCCTCTGAGCCTGATTCTTGTCCAGTCACATAAGTCACTGGTCTGGTGGCGCACAGTGATGACATCACTCCCCTCTGACATCACTCCCCTCTGACATCAACTCAGGGGGGGTCGTGACCCTTTCCCAGCCTCTGAGCAGCGTCCTAAACCCCTGTCTGCAGGGCATGCTGGGAACTGGCCCCCGCTaaccagacaggcaggcagggtgcgCATGTTTGTGTTATTGTATGACGTGGTCTgtgcaaaagtgtgtgtgtgtatatgggagGGACCCCACACACTGGCACTATTTTTCTAACTCTCttttgcattcacacacaccattattatctctctccccagtctctctttcacacacagtgtgttATATTTGTTTGTACAGAACAGAGCAGCGCTTACGCCAGAGTTACCCATAAAAACTATGAAACACCCTCTAAAAAGTGTTGCTCATAttaacccctctctccatccctccctctctctctctctatcatttTGAGCAGTGTTGTCTACGTGTGTGACACCTAACATCTTGTGTACTCGTCACTGTTGAGTAGTCTAACACACTTCGTCTGTTTTCTTGTAAACAACATTAATCCGGCGCGTCCTCTGTTTCCTTGCATTGTCCAGTACAAACGGCCTGAAAAGTGGTGTTGGGACTATGCGCAACAAGACGCTTTCAAACTCCACTGGAAACAAATCGAACGAATTTATTTTGATAGATTAATGTTTACATTGTATGGTTGTATCCGCTATGCCTATACAACTTTAGTATCGTAGATGAAAAATGGTGAGAAAGAGATACGGCCCAGGGCTGAAATGAGTGCAATGGGCGGGGGTTTGGGCGGGCAGAGGAgacggaggcagaggggggaggaagagggggagactgGAAGACAGGAGGCGGATTTGGAGTTCAGAGCGGGGGGGTTGGTCTACGGACAAGAGCGTTTGCTAGTGACGGATTGTGTGTGTAACGGAGGAGAAAGATTTTCTACCAGAGGACGTTGCTTCGGAACTATAACATTTCTAGCCGGCCCGGACTTCCACCAGGTTCTGATGCTGCTCCGGAGCACGGGAGACCCGCCGGACATGAGGTTCTCCTGGAAGGATAAGATGGTAGAAAGTTCTGCTGTTTCATCAGTGttgttggtctgtctgtctgagcgagtgcgcctggagagagaggcgggggtgggggggaggggggggagggggggtcacggGCTTGGGAAAAGTAGCGGATAAAGAATAATAGTGAATAAGAACACAAAGTTTAAATGTTTCTGCTCCGTGTTTGGCTGCGCCTCTACTGAGGTGTCTAACTTGTCTGGAGACTTCTGCGCCAGTGTTATGATTGTTCCGTTAGCTTTCCAAGGAGCCGATGTATGGAAATGTAAACTTTTGTCTCGCGCTGGGAATGAATTAAGGCAACAATCCCGTGTCCCCGGGGCCAGCTCTGACCCGTGGCAGCTGCTTCTAGCGCCGTCGCACAAAGCCGCGAGACCATCTCTGGTGAACCCGACACCCCCGTTGTTACCCAAAGCGTATTGTTCCTCGCGCAGCTGATAAACAGTTAAAAGGGGTGACGGGGAGGCGGGGGTTGTTGAAAGATGGATACCATCCAAACTACTATTTGCTGTTTGATCTTGTTTTCTACTTCAATCCCTCCATCCACTCTGCCCCCAAGTTCCCACAAGAGCGAAGGCCTCCTGTTTACGTCTCGCATTTGTCAACCGGACGCTTTCTTTTGCTCGCTTTTAACAGTTTTATTCAGAGAAACGGGGATGGTGGGACGGAACACTTTCTTACACTTGGAGGTGTAGGGGTTACGGTTGGAAACCGCAGTGTTAAAGTGAAGTTAAAGTGACGACCGTGATTGGTTGTGGAATTGTCCAAATGTCCCGTTCCTTGCTGAACTTTAGCGGTTACGTCATGTGTGGTTTGGATGACTCCGCCCCGccgggggggggctctggggctAAGCCCCTCTCTGGGCCGTCAGCGGCCTTTAAACATTTCTGgtggacacaaagagagagagagagaggtttccgTCAGCAGATTGTACACTAAGCAAGCCTGtttaggagaggggggggggggggggggggtggcagacagacagaacaggcaggcaggcaggcaggcaggcagacagacaggaaactgATGGGAAATACAGACATGCTGCTCCCTTTTATCTACTGAGGTCAGTTACTCACCTGTggcaccatctccccctctcccctccccctctctcccgcctctctccctcctctcccctccccctcccccccccccctctcccccctctctcctctccccctctctctccccctctctccacccctctctctccccctctctccccccctctctctccccctctccccccccctctccccccctctctcccccccctctccccctctctccccccttctctccccccctctcccccatgtgcCACCACTGTTGATCACAGCCCAGAGGTTTGTTTTTCTGTCGCTCTGTttgaacccaaacacacacacacatacccacacacactcaccagacaggcagagtgtgtgtgtatgtgtgtgtgtgtgggagccttTTCCCATTCAGTCTGTTAAACGGTCAGTTATGACCTGTGACCCTGACACCCCTACGACCTTGCAGCCTCCATCATGAAGCTGTcttgcaggagggggggggtgcgggaGGAGTCCCTGAGAACTTTatcttctctctttttgtcctgtcATTGTTCTCTGTTCTAGACGGTGGTTCTAAggttctgtgttgtgttccagagctgtgtgcaggactggggggaggagctagaGGAGGAGGCTGTGTACCACGTGACCCTCAAGAGAGTCCAGATCCAGCAGGCAGCCAATAAGGGAGCCCGCTGGTTAGGGGTAAgacatatctgtctgtctgtctgcctgtctctctgcctgtgtgtctctctgcctgtgtgtctctgtgtctttctgtctgtgtgtatgtatgtatgctgaATGTTGTGCAGCCATCTATTGTGAgggtagtgagagagagttgtagagagagagagagagagagagagagttgtagagagagagtaggaaagagagacagcagggaaaCCCAGCTGGTGTCTAAAGAACATTCAGTCTTGAGGGTTGTGAAACGGTGGTGTTTTTAAACCAGCTCactgaggtaaacacacactgaaGTAGTCTGCTGtctccagccagtcagccagccagtcagccagtcagccagccagtcagaagACAGTGGAGGTGGTTCTCTTAGATTGAAAGCAGATTGAACTGTTTCCTGTTAGTGTGTTAGTTGCTCCAAGGTTTTCCCccatttctctccttctctttctctccctcgctatctctctcctcctctctctctctctctctctctctctctctctctctcctctctctctctctctctctctctctctctctctctctctctctctctctctctctctgacccttcTCCTTGTAGACGACAATAGTCGGACACATCTGgtgaaaaataaaacatagccTTGATTGTCCTTCTAACTCTCAAtccaacctcctcccctcccccccccccccccccccccctccaggtggaGGGGGACCGTCTGCCCCCGGGTCACACCGTGAGCCAGCTGGAGACTTGTAAGATCCGCAGCATCAGGGCGGGGTCgctggagaggctggtggagaacCTGCTCACAGCCTTCGGGGACAACGACCTGACCTACACCAGCATCTTCCTGTCCACCTACCGCGCCTTCGCCTCCACCTCCACCGTATTGCACCTGCTGCTGGACAGgtagctctctgctctctctctgctctctctctctggtttgtCTAAAGTCTCTATGGTCTCTCTACGGTGAAACAGAAGA is a window encoding:
- the LOC134016549 gene encoding ral guanine nucleotide dissociation stimulator-like 1 codes for the protein MLLRSTGDPPDMRFSWKDKMSCVQDWGEELEEEAVYHVTLKRVQIQQAANKGARWLGVEGDRLPPGHTVSQLETCKIRSIRAGSLERLVENLLTAFGDNDLTYTSIFLSTYRAFASTSTVLHLLLDRYGSVER